The genomic window GTCGATGCCGCCGTAGGTCTCGATCGCCAGCGCCACGGCAGCTTTGACCTGCTCGTAGTCGCGGACGTCGACGACGGCGGGCGTCGCCTCGCCACCCCCTTCGCGGATGCCTGCGACGACAGCCTCGGCGGCCTCCCTGTTAACGTCCACTACTACGACTCTTGCGCCCTGCTCGGCCAGCTTCTCCGAGGCGAGCTTCCCCATGCCCGAGCCTGCCCCTGTTATGATCGCTGTTCGGTTCTCAAACTCCATGGTGGGCACCATCCAGGTTTGTGGTGTGACGGGTCAGCACTTCATGCTAAGTGTGCGGCCGCCGTCGATGATGTAGTTCTGTCCAGTGATGAAGTCGGCCTCATCGGGAGCGGGGAATGCTACGAGGTTCGCGACCACGACAGCAGTCTTGCCGTGAAGCTCCATGCGCCAAGACCTCCTGAGCAGAGGGTGTGGCCGTGTCTCTCGATTGTGCGGGGTGTGCGCTGGAGGAGGCGCACACCCCGGAGTCTGTCCTCGCCTCAGTAGATCGCCGGGTTCTGACGCTGACATTCCTCGATGACGGCGATCTGACGACGCACCTGGGCCGGTGTGACCTCAAGCGGAGCCCCGGTGGTGAGCGTGTTGTAGACCATCTGATAGAGGCGCCCGGTCGGCGGCAGGCCGGCCGGCGAGTCCTCCGGCGTCCAGCTCTCCGTGTACCAGATCAGTTCCTCGCCGCAGTAGGCGGGCTGGCCATCCGGCTTGCAGAGCGGCACCTCGATCAGGTGCTGCTGCGGCGCCTCCTCGGGCTTGAAGTACTTCCACTCCAGGCCCTTCCCCGCTGCGCGCATTCCGCCCTGAGTTCCATAGATGGCGTAGCTGCCGGGGCCATAGGGGCAGCAGGAGGAGATCTCCAGGTCGATCGTCGGGTGCCCCTCGCCGCCGAGCATCAACTTCACGTGGTCCTCGGCGTCGCCGTAGGTGTTGGCGCGGTCCATGCGGCAGCACACCTCGGGCATGCCTTCGCCGAAGAGTTGTAGCGCCTGATCGAGGGGATGCGGGCCGGTGTTGAGCAGGCTCCCTCCGTTGAACTTCTGCAAGGTCTGCCAGTCCCAGCGACGCCCGAAGTGGTTCCAGGCCATGTTGATCTGCACGATGCGGCCCAGGACTCCGGAGGCGATGATCTCCTGCACCTTGAGGAAGATCGGGGTGTAGCGGGACTGCTGGAAGATGGCCAGCACCTTGCCGGAGCGCTCGGCGGCGGCGACCAGGTCGTCGACCTCGGCGGCCCTGTGCGCCAGAGGCTTCTCACACAGGACATTGAACCCGGCGTCGAGGAACTCACGGGTAACGGGAACGTGCAGATGACTGGGGGTCGAGTTGACGATGAGGTCCAGGTCGTCGCGGGCCATCAGCTCGTGGTAGTCGGCGACCGCCTCACAGCCGAACTCCTCGACGGCGCGCTTGCGGCGGTCCTCCAGCAGGTCTGCTACGGCGACGATCTTGAAATGCTCGGAGGCTGTACGAAGATAGGCACCGTGGATGTCGCGGCCGCTGCGGCCCTGTCCGACGATGGCAAGGTTGAGCACTTTCATCGTGCGCGGCTCCTTCGTTCGTTATCTGTGTGCAGGGGCTCGGAGGGCAATCCTGCGAACCTTCGCAGGCGAAGTGCCCGGCCCAGGTGCCTCGCCGCAGTGACCAGTTGGGACGCGAACCTCCGGCGGAGCCTTCGTAGAGCCGGACGAAGCGAGAGTAGCCCGACTGGGGCACGGCGTCAAGGGAGGACTGGGACCACGTCTGCGATTGGCAAGGGCAGGAAAGCGCAAGCCCTCGAAGAAGAAGGGGCAGTACAAGATGCGACCACAGGTCCTTGCCGGGGGCTTCACCGGGCACAGGGAGGCAAGCGACGTCGATACGGGAGGCAAGGATGCCGCGAGTCTGCACGGCCGCACTGTTGACGGTTCTGCTGGGTACCTGCGCCGGCGCCTGGGCTCAGGAAGGACTGCTGCTGCACTACGCGCTCGATGAGGGGTCCGGAGGCGTAGCCACCGACACCTCGGGCAACAGACTGGACGGCACCGTGGCTGCTGCCTGGATCGACTCGCCCTCGGGCAACGCCTTGTCCCTCGATGGTCAGTCGAAGAGCATCGTGCGGGTGCAGGTTCCGCCTGCCTTGCGCTTCGGCAAGGACTCATGGACCTTCAGTGCATGGCTCAAGCCCACGCAGTTCTCCATTGAAGACCGCCAGAACCAGCGGCGCCTCTTCTCCTTCGGCACCTTCCCCGACAACAACCTGGTCATCGACCTGACCAGCTCCGGGCAGCTCACCTACTACTTTTGCTACCGCAGGGAGGACGGCACCATCGCCTCCTCCGGTGGCAGTGCGGGGGCGTCGCTGAAGCTTGGTGAATGGGCCTACGTGGCGTTGGTGTGTGATCGCACCAACGGGCGTGTGGAGCCCTACCTCAACGGATTCAGCCAGGGAGCGACGGACCTTGCGCCGGGCTTTGCGGGCGACTTCTCCCTGAACGGTGAGCTGACACTCGGCAGCGGCTGGCACAACTACTGGGGCCTGATGGATGAGGTGCGCATCTACCGCCGGGCGCTCCCCAGAGCGGAGATCAAGGCCGAATTCGCGCGCCTGAAGGACACCTTCGGGGCCATCGAATCACCTGAAGCGATTGCCGCAGAGAAGAGGGAAGCCCTGATGGAGACCTTCGCGAGGACCCATGAGGCCTGGGCCGCCGGTGACTTCGCAGCCGTCCGCGCCGCTTGTGTGCCGGTCCTGGGTTCGACTGATGCCCCTGACGCTCTGCGCAGCTATGCCCACCTACGAATCGCCCAGAGCTACCTTGCGGAAGGCAAGCCGGAACCTGCCCGAACCGAGTACGCCAAGATAGCGGGCACTGAGGGCTACCCCGAGGTGCATCGCGCCGAAGCTCAGCGACGGGTGGCGGAGCTTGACCGCGTCGCCCAGGGACTTCCGGCCCGCGATCCGACAGCCTCACGCACCCTTGTGCCGCGCGTGACGGACTTCGCTGCCGAGGTCTTCGTCTCACCGCAGGGGAGCGACGCCGGCGATGGCACCGCGGCGCATCCGGTGGCCAGTCTCGCCCATGCCCGCGACCTCGTCCGACAGCTCAAGGCCCAGGGCATCCACGGGCCGATAGCCGTCAACGTGCTGCCCGGCGAGTACCCCGTGAGCAAGACGCTGGAGCTCACCCTCCAGGATTCGGGTTCGCCTGATGCCCCGGTCGTGTATCGGGCCACCGAGCCCGGCAAGGCGGTCTTCTACGGCGGGACGCGGATCAGCGGCTTCCAGCCGGTGACGGACACGGCCACTCTGGAGCGACTTCCGCAAGAGGCCCGGGGCAAGGTGCTGCGCTGTGATCTGCGCGCCCAGGGCATCACCGACTACGGGCAGCTTGCGGTTCGCGGGTACGGCCAGCCACCGGCGCCGCCGACGCTGGAGCTGTTTGTGGACGGCAAGCCGATGCCCATCGCCCGCTGGCCCAATGCGGGTTTCGTGGGCATCGGCAAGCTCCTCGAGCCAGGATCCAGGGCGGAGAGGAAGCCATCGGTCTTCGAGTACCTCGATGATCGCCACGCTCGCTGGACCCAGGCCGAGGACGCCTGGCTGTTCGGCTACTTCCGCTACCTGTGGGCCGACGCCACCATCAAGGTCTCGAAGATCGACCCGGCGGCGCACACTGTGACCTGTGATGAGGCGTATCAGTATGGGCGCCCGGGCATGGACACGGGCCAGGGCATCCAGTACTACGCCTTCAACCTTCTGGAGGAGATCGACCAGCCGGGCGAGTGGTACCTGGACCGCAAGGCCGGTGTGCTGTACCTGTACCCGCCTGTGGACCTGAGCAAGGCCACCGTGGAGATCGGCATGATGTCGCTGCCGATGGTGACGGCGGACAAGGCCACTGACCTGCGCTTCGAGGGTCTGACCTTCGACCTGGGGCGCTCCAATGGCCTGGTGCTCACCGACTGCAGTCGCTGCCTGGTTGCCCGCTGCACTGTGAGCCGCATGGCCGGCAACGGCATCACGATCAGGGGCGGCGAGTCCGACGGACTGGTGGGCTGCGACATCCACACCCTTGGTCGTCGGGCGACCGAGGTGATCGGGGGCGACCGGAACACGCTTACGCCAGGTCGGCACTTCGTGGAGAACTGCAACATACACAGCTTCGGGCGCATCGACCGCACCTATACCCCGGCCATCCAGCTTGAGGGTGTGGGCAACCGCGTAGCGCACAACCTCATGTACGACGGCCCGAGCAGTGTCATGCGCATCGAGGGCAACGACCACGTCATCGAGTACAACGAGGTGTACAACGCTGTGCGCGAGTCGGATGACCAGGGCGCCATGGAGTTGTACGGCAATCCGACGTATCGCGGTGTGGTGTTCCGCTACAACCGCTTCACCAACTGCGGGAAGGCCGGCGTTGGTGCGGCGGTGCACGGTCAGGCGGCCATACGCCTTGATGACGCCATCAGCGGGATGCTCATCTACGGCAACGTGTTCGTCCGCAGCGCCAACGGCAACTTCGGCGGAGTGCAGATCAACAGCGGGCGCGACAACGTCATAGACAACAACCTGTTCGTGGAC from Armatimonadia bacterium includes these protein-coding regions:
- a CDS encoding Gfo/Idh/MocA family oxidoreductase; this translates as MKVLNLAIVGQGRSGRDIHGAYLRTASEHFKIVAVADLLEDRRKRAVEEFGCEAVADYHELMARDDLDLIVNSTPSHLHVPVTREFLDAGFNVLCEKPLAHRAAEVDDLVAAAERSGKVLAIFQQSRYTPIFLKVQEIIASGVLGRIVQINMAWNHFGRRWDWQTLQKFNGGSLLNTGPHPLDQALQLFGEGMPEVCCRMDRANTYGDAEDHVKLMLGGEGHPTIDLEISSCCPYGPGSYAIYGTQGGMRAAGKGLEWKYFKPEEAPQQHLIEVPLCKPDGQPAYCGEELIWYTESWTPEDSPAGLPPTGRLYQMVYNTLTTGAPLEVTPAQVRRQIAVIEECQRQNPAIY
- a CDS encoding LamG-like jellyroll fold domain-containing protein; this translates as MPRVCTAALLTVLLGTCAGAWAQEGLLLHYALDEGSGGVATDTSGNRLDGTVAAAWIDSPSGNALSLDGQSKSIVRVQVPPALRFGKDSWTFSAWLKPTQFSIEDRQNQRRLFSFGTFPDNNLVIDLTSSGQLTYYFCYRREDGTIASSGGSAGASLKLGEWAYVALVCDRTNGRVEPYLNGFSQGATDLAPGFAGDFSLNGELTLGSGWHNYWGLMDEVRIYRRALPRAEIKAEFARLKDTFGAIESPEAIAAEKREALMETFARTHEAWAAGDFAAVRAACVPVLGSTDAPDALRSYAHLRIAQSYLAEGKPEPARTEYAKIAGTEGYPEVHRAEAQRRVAELDRVAQGLPARDPTASRTLVPRVTDFAAEVFVSPQGSDAGDGTAAHPVASLAHARDLVRQLKAQGIHGPIAVNVLPGEYPVSKTLELTLQDSGSPDAPVVYRATEPGKAVFYGGTRISGFQPVTDTATLERLPQEARGKVLRCDLRAQGITDYGQLAVRGYGQPPAPPTLELFVDGKPMPIARWPNAGFVGIGKLLEPGSRAERKPSVFEYLDDRHARWTQAEDAWLFGYFRYLWADATIKVSKIDPAAHTVTCDEAYQYGRPGMDTGQGIQYYAFNLLEEIDQPGEWYLDRKAGVLYLYPPVDLSKATVEIGMMSLPMVTADKATDLRFEGLTFDLGRSNGLVLTDCSRCLVARCTVSRMAGNGITIRGGESDGLVGCDIHTLGRRATEVIGGDRNTLTPGRHFVENCNIHSFGRIDRTYTPAIQLEGVGNRVAHNLMYDGPSSVMRIEGNDHVIEYNEVYNAVRESDDQGAMELYGNPTYRGVVFRYNRFTNCGKAGVGAAVHGQAAIRLDDAISGMLIYGNVFVRSANGNFGGVQINSGRDNVIDNNLFVDCKQGISGGWSGGNNVWRQIAEKKQPAAVIMSDLYLQRYPQIATMMEDPGINHVWRNVFFRCGAMVTGNRRNLDLVENGVFAEEDPGFVDAAKDDYRLKPGASLFATVGFEPIPRDEIGLYPDVYRASWPVVTTPEPVPDWRPKPKTGQ